Within the Rhodococcus pseudokoreensis genome, the region GCGGTGGTGTGTACGCGCTGACGTTGCGCGAGCGCCAGCCTGACGGCCGCGAGGTCGTCTACCAGCAAGAAGTCCGTGTCGCCGAACAGGACGGCCGATACATGGTCGCGTCCGTCACGAAAGCCAAGTAGGGGAGAGATCACATGATTCGGCGAATTCGTTCGAGTGCCGCGGTCACCGTCGCGGCAGCATTGGTCTCGGTTGTCGGCGGCGGCGCTGCCGCGTCTGCCGCTCCGGGCGAGCTGACCAGCGGCTCGTGCGCGCCGTACATGGCGGTGCTGGTACCGGGAACGTGGGAGACCAACGAGAACGCCGACCCGAACGTGCCGGTCGGGATGCTCGCCGAGGTCGGCAAGGGATTGAAAGACAAGTACGGCAGCCGGATTCGCGTGGTTTTCCCGGCATATCCGGCTTCGGCCTTCGACAAGGGGAAGACCTACACAGAATCAGAGGAAGCTGGGGTGGCCGCGGTCAACCGGGTCCTCGAAGAGGCATGCGCAACAACCCAGATCCTGTTGGCCGGCTATAGCCAGGGGGCGCACGCCGCGGGCGATGTCGCCTCGTCGATCGGTAATGGCCGCGGGCCCGTTCCGGCGAGCCAGGTGAAGGCTGTGGGTCTGGTCGCTGATCCCAAGCGTGGTCCGGGTAGTGGGCAGTTGGTTGGTCCGACGGTGGCCGGAACGGGTATCGCTGGAACGCGTCCGGGTGGGTTCGGACAGCTGGCGTCGGTGACCCGGCAGATGTGTTCGCCGGGTGACCTGTACTGCGCGACCGACGCTGACTCGGACGGGATGCTCGGTTCGATCGGCAGGCTGATCGGTAATGACACCGGCGCAGTGTCCGGGTCGTCTCCGTCTGTCGGTCAGGCCGGTGTCGCGGCCTCTCCCTTGACGGGTCAGTACGGTGGCGCAAGCTCGGCCGGTGTGACCGCGCAGAACAGCACGGAGGGCTCGGCGGCCGCCGATCTGGTGAGCGATTTCTCGCAGGCCAATCTGGGGGGTGTGCCCTCGACCCCGGAGGTGATGCGTCAACGGATCGAGGCACTGCCCACCGATTCTGGTGTGAGGACCGGGGAACAGGCCTCCCAGATCGCTGGTGTGGGTGCGTCCGCCGCTTCGCTGATTCGGACGCTGGCGCCGTTGCAGGATGTGGCAGAGTTCGCGGCGGGCAACGCGTCCGCGGTCAAGAGTTTGACCTCGGCACCGGCCGATTCACCGCAAGCGGCGGCCGCGCAGGTCCTCGATGTCGCCAGCAAGGTCGACCTGGCGGGGCTGATCAAGACCGCCGGAACGGTGTCGGACACCGTGTCGCTGTTGTTGTCGGAGACCTCCGGCGCCGTGGGAGGTGATTCGGCGGGCCAGAGTGCGTCACCGACCGTGGCGCGGACCGCACTGTCGGGACAGGTCGACACGCTGACCTCTCAGCTCGGGCCGCTCGGCGCGATGAATCCGGACACCTTGTCCACGGCCGCGTCGGCGCTGTCGGTGCTCAAGCCCTCGACGCTGATCAACCAGGTCCTTGCCGTCGGGTCGAACATCGGTGAGTTCGCGGCGAACTTGCCTGGGATCGGCGCGAATCTGGTTGCACTGCCGCAGAGGATCGCTGCCCTGGACGTCGACGGCGCTCACCGGGTAGCCGGTGAGCTCAACAACTTGTTTTCGCCACTGGTGAAGATGGCCGCCGTGGTGGACTTTCACACCGCAGCGCAGGTGATGGCCCTGATTCCGGATCCGTCCGGATACACCCAGATCGCGGCGATGGTCCTCAATCTGCTCGGCAACCTCGACGTGATCCGCTTGGCCAACAACGTCGGCCAGGCACAGGAAGTGGCGTGGGCGGCGCTGAAGAACCCGGCCGCGCTCGCGGGACTGTTGCCGATCGGGCTGGATCTGGCGTCGGTGGCCACCGGCGTGCTGTCCGGCGGGACGAACACGGACCCCTCTCAGCTCGGCGCGCAGACGCAGGTCAGCGGCCAGTCTGCGCAGTTGGTGGCCAATGCACAGGGTCAGGACCTGGTCGGCCTCGGCGGCACTCTGACCTCCCTCGCAAATTCTGAGGGGGCCCAGGATTTGGTGTCCCTGGCCAAGCAGGGCTTGGACGCTGCCTCGTTCTACGCGTCCGGCGCTCACCAGTCCTACGGCAACTTCCTCGTCGACGGCGCGCGAACCGCACTGCAGTGGCTCCTGGACTTCTTCACCAAGTCTCTCGGCGGTGCCTGAGCACTGGTCATCGACGAATCCACGTTTTTTCCGGCAGCACAAGAAAGGAGGGGAGCAATGGTCACACCGGCAGCCTGGGCGGGCGATGCGCGCGGCGCGATCACGTTCTCCTCATCCCTTCGCTCGACGGGCGGAGGGGTGCGGGCAGGACCCTGACCGGGTCTGACTGATTGACCTTTGTCGCCATCGTTTTCGATCCGCGAACTTTCCTCACCTTTCGTGCCCGGGCGGGCATGTTGACACGAAGGACGAACTGCCATGACCTGGAAGGCATTTGTAGCTGTAGTGGCTGCGATCGCCGCTGGGCTGTTCGGCCTGATCGTGCTCGGATCGGGGTCGGACCCTGCGGAGACGAACTGCCTGCCCGCCCCGGGCCGCGGTGCGCCGACCGCGCCGGGTTCGGTGGTTTTCCCGATGCGGGAAGGCACCTACCAGGTGTCCTCGCCGTACGGCCCGCGAGACGGCGACCTTCATGAGGGCACAGACTTCGCCGCCCCACTTGGGACCCCGATCTACGCGGCCGCCGACGGCACCGTTGCGGTGGCCGGCCCAGCGAGCGGATTCGGCCAGTGGATCGTGCTCGATTCCACCGTGAACGGTCAGCCAATCTCCACCGTCTACGGGCACATGGCCCCGGACGGTGTGCTCGTAAAGACCGGGGACAAGGTCACTGCGGGACAGCAGATCGCGGCCGTTGGCAACGGCGGGACGAGCACCGGCCCTCACCTGCATTTCGAGGTATGGCAGGGTTCGCGGATCACCGGCGGCGAGTCCACCGACCCGATCCCGTGGCTCTCCCGCGCGACCGAGCCGACCGGAACCATCGAGTCACCGGTGCGATTGGCTGCCGCCATCAGCCCAGCCCCGTCCAGCGGTGTCGGGTGTGGTCGCC harbors:
- a CDS encoding cutinase family protein, with the protein product MIRRIRSSAAVTVAAALVSVVGGGAAASAAPGELTSGSCAPYMAVLVPGTWETNENADPNVPVGMLAEVGKGLKDKYGSRIRVVFPAYPASAFDKGKTYTESEEAGVAAVNRVLEEACATTQILLAGYSQGAHAAGDVASSIGNGRGPVPASQVKAVGLVADPKRGPGSGQLVGPTVAGTGIAGTRPGGFGQLASVTRQMCSPGDLYCATDADSDGMLGSIGRLIGNDTGAVSGSSPSVGQAGVAASPLTGQYGGASSAGVTAQNSTEGSAAADLVSDFSQANLGGVPSTPEVMRQRIEALPTDSGVRTGEQASQIAGVGASAASLIRTLAPLQDVAEFAAGNASAVKSLTSAPADSPQAAAAQVLDVASKVDLAGLIKTAGTVSDTVSLLLSETSGAVGGDSAGQSASPTVARTALSGQVDTLTSQLGPLGAMNPDTLSTAASALSVLKPSTLINQVLAVGSNIGEFAANLPGIGANLVALPQRIAALDVDGAHRVAGELNNLFSPLVKMAAVVDFHTAAQVMALIPDPSGYTQIAAMVLNLLGNLDVIRLANNVGQAQEVAWAALKNPAALAGLLPIGLDLASVATGVLSGGTNTDPSQLGAQTQVSGQSAQLVANAQGQDLVGLGGTLTSLANSEGAQDLVSLAKQGLDAASFYASGAHQSYGNFLVDGARTALQWLLDFFTKSLGGA